A genomic region of Pseudomonas sp. RSB 5.4 contains the following coding sequences:
- the hmpA gene encoding NO-inducible flavohemoprotein gives MLSVQDRAIVKSTVPLLESGGEALITHFYRMMLAEYPEVRPLFNQAHQASGDQPRALANGVLMYARHIDQLDQLGDLVAKIINKHVALQILPEHYPIVGTCLLRAISEVLGDEIATPEVMSAWGAAYGQLAEILIGAETAIYDQKEQAVGGWRGAREFIVVDKVEESAEIISFYFEPADKGPILAAQPGQYIGMKLILDGEEIRRNYSLSALANKGQYRISVKREPGGRASNYLHDQLHVGASIALFPPSGEFTLTASDKPLVLISGGVGITPTLAMLEAALQTERPVHFIHCARNGSVHAFRDWVDGLAARHPQLKRFYCYAEDDGVSPAADKLGMLSAEQLGEWLPQQRDVDAYFLGPKGFMGAIKRHLKALGVPEQQSRYEFFGPAAALE, from the coding sequence ATGCTTAGCGTTCAGGATCGTGCCATCGTCAAATCCACCGTGCCTCTGCTGGAAAGCGGCGGTGAAGCGCTGATCACCCACTTCTACCGCATGATGCTCGCCGAATACCCTGAGGTACGTCCACTGTTCAACCAGGCGCACCAGGCCAGTGGTGACCAGCCGCGTGCTCTGGCCAACGGCGTGTTGATGTATGCGCGGCACATCGATCAGCTCGACCAGTTGGGCGATCTGGTGGCGAAGATCATCAACAAGCACGTCGCCCTGCAGATCCTCCCGGAGCACTACCCGATTGTTGGCACCTGCCTGCTGCGCGCCATCTCCGAAGTGCTCGGCGACGAGATCGCCACGCCTGAGGTCATGAGCGCATGGGGCGCGGCGTACGGGCAGCTGGCCGAGATTCTGATCGGCGCGGAGACGGCGATCTACGACCAGAAAGAACAAGCGGTCGGCGGCTGGCGCGGGGCGCGGGAGTTCATCGTGGTGGACAAGGTCGAGGAGAGCGCGGAGATCATCTCGTTCTACTTCGAACCGGCGGACAAAGGTCCGATCCTTGCTGCGCAGCCGGGCCAGTACATCGGCATGAAGTTGATCCTCGATGGCGAAGAGATTCGCCGCAACTACTCGTTGTCGGCACTGGCGAACAAGGGCCAGTACCGCATCAGCGTCAAACGCGAGCCGGGTGGTCGTGCGTCCAACTACTTGCACGATCAACTGCACGTCGGCGCAAGCATTGCGCTGTTCCCGCCATCGGGCGAGTTCACCCTGACGGCCAGTGACAAGCCGTTGGTGCTGATCAGTGGCGGTGTCGGCATCACTCCGACTTTGGCGATGCTTGAAGCAGCGCTGCAAACCGAACGCCCGGTGCATTTTATCCACTGCGCGCGCAATGGCAGCGTGCATGCGTTCCGCGACTGGGTCGACGGTCTGGCGGCGCGTCATCCACAGCTCAAGCGCTTCTATTGCTACGCCGAAGATGACGGCGTAAGTCCGGCGGCGGACAAGCTCGGGATGCTGAGCGCCGAGCAGTTGGGTGAATGGTTGCCGCAACAGCGCGATGTCGATGCTTACTTTCTTGGGCCGAAAGGCTTCATGGGGGCGATCAAACGGCATCTGAAAGCCTTGGGTGTACCGGAGCAGCAGAGCCGTTATGAGTTCTTCGGGCCGGCGGCGGCTCTGGAATGA
- the cyoB gene encoding cytochrome o ubiquinol oxidase subunit I, which translates to MFGKLSWEAIPFHEPIVMVTISMIALGGLALFAAITYFKKWTYLWTEWLTSVDHKKIGVMYIIVAMVMLLRGFADAIMMRTQLAMATEGSPGYLPPEHYDQIFTAHGVIMIIFMAMPFFTGLMNLAVPLQIGARDVAFPFLNSLSFWLLVSGVVLINLSLGVGEFAKTGWVAYPPLSGLQYSPGVGMDYYIWALQLSGLGTTLTGVNFLATVLKMRTPGMKLMDMPIFTWTCTWANVLIVASFPILTATLALLTLDRYMDFHIFTNELGGNPMMYVNLFWAWGHPEVYILILPAFGIFSEVISAFTGKKLFGHHSMIYASGAISVLGFMVWLHHFFTMGSGASVNAFFGLATMLISIPTGVKLFNWLFTIYQGRLRFTSQVMWTLGFMVTFAIGGMTGVLLAIPGADFVLHNSLFVIAHFHNVIIGGAVFGYIAGFGFYFPKAFGFKLHEGWGKAAFWFWISGFFVAFMPLYALGFMGMTRRLNATTNPEWVPYLYVAMFGAVMIAVGIACQLIQLYVSVRDRNKPENMCEHGDPWNAHTLEWSTSSPPPFYNFAVLPKADCIDPFTEAKENGTAYQAPAKYEPIHMPNNTATGVVMGALLTVFGFAMIWHIWWLAIASLAGTVIYFVIHAARDDQGYMVPVETIERIEAEQHKRLVAAGKIPANATRVTSLEQA; encoded by the coding sequence ATGTTTGGTAAATTAAGTTGGGAAGCGATCCCTTTCCACGAGCCGATCGTGATGGTCACCATCTCGATGATCGCGCTCGGTGGTCTGGCGTTGTTCGCTGCAATCACCTACTTCAAGAAGTGGACCTACTTGTGGACCGAGTGGCTGACGTCGGTCGACCACAAGAAAATCGGTGTGATGTACATCATCGTGGCCATGGTCATGCTGCTGCGTGGCTTTGCCGACGCCATCATGATGCGTACCCAGTTGGCCATGGCCACCGAGGGTTCGCCTGGCTACCTGCCACCTGAACACTATGACCAGATCTTCACCGCTCACGGTGTGATCATGATCATCTTCATGGCGATGCCATTCTTCACCGGCCTGATGAACCTTGCAGTGCCGCTGCAGATCGGCGCGCGTGACGTTGCCTTCCCGTTCCTGAACTCCCTGAGCTTCTGGCTGCTGGTGTCCGGCGTTGTACTGATCAACCTGTCCCTGGGCGTCGGCGAATTCGCCAAGACCGGCTGGGTTGCCTATCCGCCGCTGTCGGGTCTGCAGTACAGCCCTGGCGTGGGTATGGACTACTACATCTGGGCGCTACAGCTATCCGGGTTAGGTACGACGCTGACGGGGGTCAACTTCCTCGCGACCGTGCTGAAAATGCGTACCCCTGGCATGAAACTGATGGACATGCCGATCTTCACCTGGACCTGCACCTGGGCTAACGTCCTGATCGTGGCTTCGTTCCCGATCCTGACTGCTACCCTGGCACTGCTGACCCTCGACCGTTACATGGATTTCCACATTTTCACCAATGAACTTGGTGGCAATCCAATGATGTACGTCAACCTGTTCTGGGCCTGGGGCCACCCTGAGGTTTACATCCTGATCCTGCCGGCATTCGGCATCTTCTCGGAAGTGATCTCGGCGTTCACCGGCAAGAAACTGTTCGGCCACCACTCGATGATCTACGCTTCGGGCGCGATCTCGGTGCTGGGCTTCATGGTTTGGCTGCACCACTTCTTCACCATGGGTTCGGGTGCCAGCGTCAACGCCTTCTTCGGTCTGGCGACGATGCTGATTTCCATCCCGACGGGTGTGAAACTGTTCAACTGGCTGTTCACCATCTACCAGGGCCGTCTGCGCTTCACCAGCCAGGTGATGTGGACTCTGGGCTTCATGGTGACCTTCGCCATCGGCGGCATGACCGGCGTACTGCTGGCCATCCCGGGTGCTGACTTCGTTCTGCACAACAGCCTGTTCGTGATCGCGCACTTCCACAACGTGATCATCGGCGGCGCAGTCTTCGGCTACATCGCAGGTTTCGGCTTCTACTTCCCGAAAGCGTTCGGCTTCAAGCTGCACGAAGGCTGGGGTAAAGCAGCGTTCTGGTTCTGGATCTCGGGCTTCTTCGTCGCGTTCATGCCGCTCTATGCACTGGGCTTCATGGGCATGACCCGTCGTCTGAACGCCACCACCAACCCTGAGTGGGTACCGTACCTGTACGTTGCCATGTTCGGTGCGGTGATGATCGCTGTCGGTATCGCCTGCCAACTGATCCAGCTGTACGTCAGTGTGCGTGACCGCAACAAGCCAGAGAACATGTGCGAACACGGTGACCCGTGGAATGCCCACACTCTGGAATGGTCGACCTCGTCGCCACCTCCGTTCTACAACTTCGCTGTGCTGCCCAAGGCTGACTGCATCGACCCGTTCACCGAAGCCAAGGAAAACGGTACTGCGTACCAGGCTCCGGCCAAGTACGAGCCGATCCACATGCCGAACAACACCGCCACTGGCGTGGTGATGGGCGCACTGCTGACCGTCTTCGGTTTCGCGATGATCTGGCACATCTGGTGGTTGGCGATCGCCAGCCTGGCCGGCACTGTCATCTACTTCGTGATCCACGCCGCACGTGACGACCAGGGCTACATGGTTCCGGTTGAAACGATCGAGCGCATCGAAGCCGAGCAGCACAAGCGTCTGGTCGCGGCAGGGAAAATCCCGGCCAATGCCACCCGTGTAACCTCGTTGGAACAGGCTTAA
- the cyoA gene encoding ubiquinol oxidase subunit II, which yields MSKNRYPRLLGLVPLLGTLLLGGCNMTLLNPTGQVGLEQRNLIITATLLMLLVVVPVIVMTFLFAWKYRASNKDAVYTPKWSHSTKIEVAVWTIPVLIIIALGYITYISTHKLDPYRPIESDVKPVTIEVVALDWKWLFIYPEQGIATVNKIVFPAHTPINFKITSDAVMNSFFIPGLGGQIYAMAGMQTKLHLIADRNAEMDGISANYSGAGFTGMKFKAIATSQEDFDAWVSEVKKAPKQLEQAEYAALAKPSQNNPVELYSSVTPNLFQIIVDKYEGMKPGKPLKHEKKEKEVAATDMDSNSHSAAGAEE from the coding sequence ATGAGTAAAAACAGGTACCCCAGATTACTAGGCCTAGTGCCGCTGCTCGGCACGTTGTTGCTGGGAGGCTGCAACATGACCCTGCTCAATCCAACGGGCCAGGTCGGCCTGGAACAGCGCAACCTGATCATCACCGCCACGCTGCTGATGCTGTTGGTCGTTGTGCCGGTTATCGTCATGACCTTCCTGTTCGCCTGGAAGTACCGCGCGTCCAACAAGGATGCCGTCTACACCCCGAAATGGTCGCACTCGACCAAAATCGAAGTGGCGGTCTGGACCATCCCGGTTCTGATCATCATCGCCCTGGGTTACATCACCTACATTTCGACCCACAAACTGGACCCGTACCGTCCGATTGAATCCGACGTCAAGCCGGTGACCATCGAAGTCGTTGCGCTGGACTGGAAGTGGCTGTTCATCTACCCGGAACAAGGCATTGCCACGGTCAACAAGATCGTGTTCCCGGCGCACACGCCAATCAACTTCAAGATCACCTCCGACGCCGTGATGAACTCGTTCTTCATCCCGGGTCTGGGCGGCCAGATCTACGCGATGGCGGGCATGCAGACCAAGCTGCACCTGATCGCTGACCGCAACGCTGAAATGGACGGTATCTCCGCCAACTACAGCGGTGCTGGTTTCACCGGTATGAAATTCAAAGCGATCGCAACTTCTCAGGAAGATTTCGACGCCTGGGTAAGTGAAGTCAAAAAGGCACCTAAACAGCTTGAACAAGCTGAATACGCAGCCCTTGCCAAGCCAAGCCAGAACAATCCAGTCGAGCTCTACTCCTCGGTCACGCCGAACCTGTTCCAGATCATCGTCGACAAGTACGAAGGCATGAAACCGGGCAAGCCGCTGAAGCACGAGAAGAAAGAGAAAGAAGTGGCGGCAACGGATATGGACTCGAATTCGCATTCAGCTGCCGGGGCAGAGGAGTAA
- the cyoC gene encoding cytochrome o ubiquinol oxidase subunit III → MSNLVTNVGHAHGDHGHDDHHHDSGEMTVYGFWLYLMTDCILFASIFAVYAVLVNNVAGGPSGHDIFELPYVLGETALLLFSSITYGFAMLALYKGKKQQVLGWLFMTFLLGAGFIAMEINEFHLLISEGFGPSRSGFLSAFFTLVGTHGLHVSAGLIWMGIMMYQVNKHGLTATNKTRLSCLSLFWHFLDVVWICVFTVVYLMGTL, encoded by the coding sequence ATGTCGAACTTAGTGACCAATGTTGGACACGCCCATGGTGACCATGGGCACGATGACCATCACCACGACTCGGGCGAGATGACCGTATACGGTTTCTGGCTCTACCTGATGACCGACTGCATTCTGTTTGCGTCGATCTTCGCGGTGTACGCAGTACTGGTAAACAACGTCGCCGGCGGCCCGTCGGGCCACGACATCTTCGAACTGCCATACGTGCTGGGCGAAACCGCTCTGCTGTTGTTCAGTTCGATCACCTACGGCTTCGCCATGCTGGCGTTGTACAAAGGTAAAAAGCAGCAGGTTCTGGGTTGGTTGTTCATGACCTTCCTGCTCGGCGCAGGCTTCATCGCCATGGAGATCAACGAGTTCCACCTGCTGATCTCCGAGGGCTTCGGTCCTAGCCGTTCGGGCTTCCTGTCGGCGTTCTTCACCCTGGTCGGTACCCACGGTCTGCACGTATCCGCGGGTCTGATCTGGATGGGCATCATGATGTACCAGGTCAACAAGCACGGCCTGACGGCGACCAACAAGACCCGTCTGAGCTGCCTGAGCCTGTTCTGGCACTTCCTGGACGTGGTGTGGATCTGCGTATTCACCGTTGTTTACCTGATGGGGACTCTGTAA
- a CDS encoding disulfide bond formation protein B yields MSEETIRLGRERRFLVLLGVICLALIGGALYMQIVLGEAPCPLCILQRYALLLIALFAFIGAAMRTRRSITVFEVLVVICAIAGAGVAGHHVYTQFYPAVSCGIDVLQPIVDDLPLAKIFPLGFQVDGFCSTPYPPILGLSLAQWALVAFVLVVILVPLLTSRNRKELR; encoded by the coding sequence ATGAGCGAGGAAACGATTCGACTGGGACGTGAGCGGCGCTTTCTGGTGCTGTTGGGGGTCATCTGTCTGGCGCTGATCGGTGGCGCTCTTTATATGCAGATCGTGCTGGGCGAGGCGCCATGCCCGCTGTGCATCCTGCAGCGTTATGCCTTGCTGCTGATTGCGCTGTTCGCCTTTATCGGCGCGGCCATGCGCACCCGACGCAGCATCACGGTGTTCGAAGTGCTGGTGGTGATCTGCGCGATCGCCGGGGCCGGCGTCGCCGGGCATCACGTGTACACCCAGTTCTATCCGGCGGTGAGCTGCGGCATCGATGTGTTGCAGCCGATTGTCGACGACCTGCCGTTGGCGAAGATCTTCCCGCTGGGCTTCCAGGTCGACGGTTTCTGCTCGACGCCGTACCCGCCGATCCTCGGTCTGTCGCTGGCGCAATGGGCGCTGGTGGCGTTCGTGCTGGTGGTGATCCTGGTGCCGCTGCTGACCTCGCGCAACCGAAAAGAACTGCGCTGA
- the norR gene encoding nitric oxide reductase transcriptional regulator NorR, which translates to MTAKSLLTALLPLVSDLSRELPEGERYRRLLEALRALLPCDAAALLRLDGEWLVPLAVDGLSTDTLGRRFKVSEHPRFAILLDGAGPTRFAADSDLPDPYDGLVDGLGDHLEVHDCLGCPLFVEEKLWGLITLDALDPERFEPIELDALQAFASLASATVNAAERIERLALRAEDEHQRAEVYRQASGQQPREMIGQSKAHKRLVEEINLVGGSDLTVLITGETGVGKELVAQAIHAASPRADKPIISLNCAALPDTLVESELFGHVRGAFTGATSDRRGKFELANGGTLFLDEVGELSLTVQAKLLRVLQSGQLQRLGSDKEHQVDVRLIAATNRDLAEEVRSGRYRADFYHRLSVYPLRVPALRDRGRDVLLLSGFFLEQNRSRMGLNSLRLSSDAQDALLAYTWPGNVRELEHLIGRSALKALGNCKVRPKILSLSAVDLDLPREVVDNSPAPTANILAVAPLINGDLRSATEEYQRRLISAALERNQNNWASAARELGLDRANLGRMAKRLGMKS; encoded by the coding sequence ATGACCGCCAAATCCTTGCTCACCGCTCTACTGCCGCTGGTCTCCGACCTGTCCCGCGAACTGCCCGAAGGCGAGCGCTATCGACGCCTGCTCGAAGCCCTGCGCGCCCTGCTGCCGTGCGACGCCGCCGCGTTGCTGCGCCTCGACGGCGAATGGCTGGTGCCATTGGCGGTGGATGGATTGAGCACCGACACCCTCGGCCGACGCTTCAAAGTCAGCGAACACCCACGTTTTGCCATCCTGCTGGACGGCGCCGGGCCGACCCGATTCGCCGCCGACAGCGACTTGCCCGATCCTTACGATGGCCTGGTCGATGGTCTGGGCGATCACCTCGAAGTCCATGACTGTCTCGGTTGCCCGCTGTTCGTCGAGGAAAAACTCTGGGGCCTGATTACCCTTGATGCGCTCGACCCGGAGCGTTTCGAGCCGATCGAACTCGACGCTTTGCAAGCCTTCGCCAGCCTCGCTTCGGCCACGGTCAACGCCGCCGAACGCATCGAACGCCTGGCGCTGCGTGCCGAGGACGAGCACCAGCGCGCCGAGGTCTACCGCCAGGCCAGCGGCCAGCAGCCGCGCGAAATGATCGGCCAGAGCAAGGCGCACAAACGCCTGGTGGAGGAAATCAATCTGGTCGGCGGCAGCGACCTGACCGTGCTGATCACCGGCGAAACCGGGGTCGGCAAGGAACTGGTGGCGCAGGCGATCCACGCCGCCTCCCCGCGCGCCGACAAACCGATCATCAGCCTCAACTGCGCCGCCCTGCCCGACACCCTGGTCGAGAGCGAACTGTTCGGCCATGTGCGCGGTGCCTTTACCGGCGCCACCAGCGACCGCCGCGGCAAGTTCGAACTGGCCAATGGCGGCACGCTGTTTCTCGATGAAGTCGGCGAATTGTCGCTGACCGTGCAGGCCAAATTGCTGCGCGTGCTGCAAAGCGGCCAGTTGCAGCGGCTTGGCTCGGACAAGGAACACCAGGTCGATGTGCGCCTGATCGCCGCGACAAACCGCGATCTGGCTGAAGAAGTGCGCAGCGGCCGCTACCGCGCCGACTTCTATCACCGCCTGAGCGTGTACCCGCTGCGGGTCCCGGCGCTGCGCGATCGCGGCCGCGATGTGTTGCTGCTCAGCGGCTTCTTTCTGGAACAGAACCGCTCGCGCATGGGCCTCAACAGCCTGCGCCTGAGCAGCGACGCCCAGGACGCGTTGCTCGCCTACACTTGGCCGGGCAACGTGCGCGAGCTGGAACACTTGATCGGGCGCAGCGCACTGAAGGCGCTGGGCAATTGCAAGGTAAGGCCGAAGATTCTCAGTTTGAGCGCGGTGGATCTGGATCTGCCGCGTGAGGTTGTGGATAACTCGCCCGCGCCTACTGCCAATATTTTAGCCGTGGCACCGTTGATCAAT
- the cyoD gene encoding cytochrome o ubiquinol oxidase subunit IV codes for MANAHSHDSHDAGHGSVKSYAIGFILSVILTAIPFGLVMFPTLPKSTTLAIVLLFAVIQVIVHLYYFLHLDRSIAQRNNVIAFVFTAIVILLLVGLSLWIMFSIHTYMMAK; via the coding sequence ATGGCTAATGCACACTCCCATGACAGCCATGATGCTGGCCACGGCAGCGTAAAGTCGTACGCCATCGGCTTCATCCTGTCGGTGATCCTGACTGCCATCCCGTTCGGCCTGGTGATGTTCCCGACCTTGCCGAAGTCGACCACGCTGGCAATCGTCCTGCTGTTCGCGGTAATCCAGGTGATCGTTCACCTGTATTACTTCCTGCACCTGGACCGTTCGATTGCACAACGTAACAACGTGATCGCGTTTGTCTTTACGGCCATCGTGATCCTGCTGCTGGTTGGCCTGTCGCTGTGGATCATGTTCAGCATCCACACGTACATGATGGCGAAGTGA